In Cololabis saira isolate AMF1-May2022 chromosome 1, fColSai1.1, whole genome shotgun sequence, the following proteins share a genomic window:
- the uchl1 gene encoding ubiquitin carboxyl-terminal hydrolase isozyme L1 codes for MSKLGVGESWRFVDVLGLEGEQLSAVPKPCCAMMLLFPLTQQHESFRAQQANKVAKGSEVYFLKQMASNSCGTIALVHAVANNKDKLNFDGGSALKKFLDETANMSPDDRASFLEKNKEICEAHNEVAMQGQCRPEADKVNFHFIAFVNVNGKLYECDGKMNGAVSHGATTDGSFIADAAAVCHGFMQREKGEVRFSAVALCQS; via the exons atgaGCAAACTTGGCGTGGGCGAAAGCTGGCGCTTTGTTGACGTGCTGGGGCTGGAGGGGGAGCAACTGTCTGCTGTCCCGAAACCATGCTGTGCCATGATGCTGCTCTTCCCACTTACACAACAG CATGAGTCTTTCAGAGCTCAGCAGGCGAATAAGGTTGCAAAAGGCTCTGAAGTTTACTTCCTGAAGCAGATGGCATCCAATTCATGTGGCACCATCGCCCTGGTGCATGCTGTGGCAAACAATAAAGACAAATTGAATTTTG atggtGGCTCTGCCTTGAAGAAGTTTCTAGATGAGACTGCAAACATGTCCCCTGATGATCGTGCCAGTTTTCTGGAGAAAAACAAG gaaatctGTGAGGCTCATAATGAAGTTGCTATGCAGGGACAGTGTCGG CCTGAAGCTGACAAAGTCAACTTTCACTTTATTGCCTTTGTCAACGTAAATGGAAAACTTTATGAATGTG AtgggaaaatgaatggagcTGTGAGCCACGGAGCTACCACTGACGGGTCCTTCATAGCG GATGCAGCTGCAGTTTGCCATGGATTCATGCAGAGGGAGAAAGGTGAAGTCCGTTTCTCTGCTGTGGCTCTTTGCCAGAGTTAA